One Lottiidibacillus patelloidae DNA segment encodes these proteins:
- a CDS encoding DUF2953 domain-containing protein, giving the protein MPWYLWIASALIIFILIIILTKLNISIYYLHEQDNDHLGITMKAWYGLLSYNVNIPLMKVEENSPSLVFKKEKTERNSDKEKEEKDIKLTPTELLNKLKEAKEFLQKVIGFNKIIKKFLKHVELKKFQWDSHLGTGDASQTAIAVGLLWGVKGSIYGLLSNLLKVQTKPEVSIYPLFQMKTSQTRLQCMISFRIGHAIFAAIRVVKYWKGGKTSWNNIQLKV; this is encoded by the coding sequence ATGCCATGGTATTTGTGGATTGCAAGTGCACTAATTATATTTATTTTAATAATCATCTTAACAAAACTAAATATCAGTATTTATTATTTACACGAACAAGATAATGATCATTTAGGTATTACAATGAAAGCTTGGTATGGATTGCTTTCTTACAACGTAAATATTCCATTGATGAAAGTAGAAGAAAATTCTCCTTCCTTAGTTTTCAAGAAAGAAAAAACAGAGCGAAATAGCGATAAAGAAAAAGAAGAAAAAGATATTAAGTTAACTCCAACGGAATTATTAAATAAATTAAAAGAAGCAAAGGAATTTCTGCAAAAAGTTATTGGTTTTAATAAAATTATAAAAAAGTTTTTAAAGCACGTGGAACTAAAAAAGTTTCAATGGGATAGCCATTTAGGTACAGGTGATGCTTCGCAAACTGCAATTGCTGTTGGGCTATTATGGGGTGTGAAAGGGAGTATATATGGACTTCTATCCAACCTCTTAAAGGTGCAAACAAAACCGGAAGTTTCCATCTATCCGCTGTTTCAAATGAAAACATCTCAGACGAGGTTACAATGTATGATTTCCTTCAGAATTGGGCATGCTATTTTCGCAGCCATTAGGGTAGTAAAATACTGGAAAGGTGGGAAAACATCATGGAACAACATCCAATTGAAGGTTTAA